One segment of Capnocytophaga sp. oral taxon 878 DNA contains the following:
- a CDS encoding RagB/SusD family nutrient uptake outer membrane protein, which produces MKVLKYITITAGLLLTASCNDLDLAPLDYNGSGNFWKNEAQVVGAIEGAHNYFRGNNFNYWLLGEARGGTMIPGGTSSLDQNLYYSDIKSQNISAKNPQNSSWFGFYGDIFNINNAIKNIEDAGYLSAANKSYYLGQMYGMRAWYYFWLYRTYGGVPIKTGTEILDNTPTSGKELFTPRSTPKATLDFIKADINKSEAHFTDSNKVNNFDRVHWSYYATLMLKAEIYLWSAKVTTGDQRPAVNDLATAKAALDKVVNSGKFSLMPNYSDVFDYKKKQNNEIIFAMANLENESSTPFSSFMYYPSNFNNKFDENGNAFDNNDPLKLQGGHLFNEYKFELFEAFDATDTRRAKTFLSFYSNSAKTKGRGLALIKYIGFINTAGTRVYADDMPVYRYADALLMYAEIVNKENGDPSTYINQIRQRAYGTNYSSAVTYTNGTFAENELAILKERDKEFVAESKRWFDVLRLQDAAGKPLVFSNEASYGKVAGSVHPILKEATEAYKVLWPINKDVMNRDETVEQTPGYTE; this is translated from the coding sequence ATGAAAGTTTTAAAATATATAACAATTACTGCAGGGCTATTGCTTACAGCTTCTTGTAATGATTTAGACCTTGCCCCTTTAGATTATAATGGTAGTGGAAACTTTTGGAAAAATGAAGCTCAGGTAGTAGGTGCTATTGAGGGCGCTCATAACTATTTTAGAGGCAACAACTTCAACTACTGGTTATTAGGTGAGGCACGTGGAGGCACTATGATACCTGGCGGCACCTCATCATTAGATCAAAACTTATATTATTCTGATATAAAATCGCAGAATATTAGTGCTAAAAATCCTCAAAACAGTTCTTGGTTTGGTTTTTATGGAGATATTTTTAACATCAATAATGCGATTAAGAATATAGAAGACGCAGGGTACCTAAGCGCTGCTAATAAAAGTTACTATTTAGGTCAAATGTATGGGATGCGTGCGTGGTACTATTTTTGGCTTTACAGAACCTACGGAGGGGTACCTATTAAAACAGGCACTGAGATATTAGATAATACACCTACTAGTGGTAAAGAATTGTTTACCCCACGTAGTACTCCAAAAGCTACTTTAGACTTTATCAAGGCTGATATTAATAAATCGGAAGCTCACTTTACCGATTCTAATAAAGTAAATAATTTTGATAGAGTACATTGGTCCTATTATGCTACCTTAATGCTAAAAGCAGAGATTTATCTTTGGTCGGCTAAAGTAACTACAGGCGACCAAAGACCTGCAGTTAATGATTTAGCTACTGCTAAAGCAGCCTTAGATAAGGTAGTTAATTCGGGCAAATTTAGCCTTATGCCTAACTATTCAGATGTTTTTGATTATAAGAAAAAACAAAACAACGAGATTATCTTTGCTATGGCTAATTTAGAAAACGAATCAAGTACTCCATTTAGTTCATTTATGTACTACCCATCTAACTTTAACAATAAATTCGATGAAAATGGAAATGCTTTTGATAACAATGACCCTTTAAAACTTCAAGGAGGTCACTTATTTAATGAGTACAAATTTGAACTATTTGAAGCTTTTGATGCTACAGATACACGTAGAGCAAAAACTTTCTTATCTTTCTACAGCAATTCTGCTAAAACAAAAGGAAGAGGTTTAGCACTTATTAAATACATTGGTTTCATTAACACTGCTGGTACTCGTGTATATGCTGATGATATGCCTGTATATCGCTATGCTGATGCATTATTAATGTATGCTGAAATAGTTAATAAAGAGAATGGAGATCCTTCAACTTACATTAATCAAATAAGACAACGTGCTTATGGTACTAATTATTCATCAGCTGTAACCTATACTAATGGTACTTTTGCTGAAAATGAGTTAGCTATTTTGAAAGAACGTGATAAAGAGTTTGTAGCTGAATCAAAACGTTGGTTTGATGTTCTCCGCTTGCAAGATGCTGCAGGCAAGCCTCTTGTATTCTCAAATGAGGCTAGCTACGGTAAAGTAGCAGGTAGTGTACATCCTATATTAAAAGAAGCTACAGAAGCTTATAAGGTACTTTGGCCTATTAATAAGGATGTTATGAATAGAGATGAAACTGTTGAGCAAACACCTGGTTATACTGAATAA
- a CDS encoding TonB-dependent receptor, with protein sequence MKQKFSFLLLFMLLFSAVGWAQQERKITGTVTADGAPLLFASVMVKGTSHGTQTDENGNYTINVKEGDVLEFSFMGFSTVTRKVSGTRPINVTLTEEANQLDEVVVMAYGTTQKKAKVTNSVATVKAEALSTGSFANPAQALSGAVAGLRVAQTSGSPGAAPSLVLRGGTNLDGSGSPLIIIDGQIRGGLNDINPDDIESMDILKDAGATAIYGARASNGVVLVTTKKGKSGASSLSVKLKNSFSYMNNQVEFLNARDYLYWQRTAIRNAARVWQNSSGDWKGFTSEGSLSGVQPYGTANKHFASMTDDTVLNANENGNAYWSTMFSESLSASQKQRLLSEGWQTMTDPITGKELIFYDFSFKKAAFRPFALTKDYSVSMTGGNDKGRYYAGLGYYHQEGLPIMSWYKRLTGTLNAEYKLKPWLTSNSNFSIAYATWYKNANAIGDEAYFGRMLSAPPTQKEKVNGQIVMGRGGNDGNPRFYEGVYLRDNNTNKINFGQSLRADLYKGLSLTVSGQIMFDEEFYEGFNKDHQTSPGKTESVWSRSRGTSASFDRTIRQTYNSILNYKFDVKSHHFDVMAGYEYYDSYTRGLSASGSEAPTDEFQDLGLTSNKEGKRGVDSYHYGNRIKSYFGRMNYDYADKYLLSLTIRRDGYSRLINNRWGNFPAASLGWIITREEFIPDNIKEVLSFAKLRTSFGLNGNVPSDFIGDYTLQGSYGTHKYNGAIGYAIGNFPNKGLRWEKTRTFEVGLDLGFLKNRINTNFTLYDRLTSDKIQSMTLPHSSGASSINTNNGSFRNRGVEIETNFQIIRKNDLRWDLAINAAYNKNTVIKLPNNGYPNNRQNAFEVYDGTTGNKKWVGGYQEGQEPGDLYVHEALGIYKNEEEVRRLANNLVDETGGKKLYGPAAWAALSDAEKEKGLPIQPGDVIWKDVNGDGKIDKYDLVKAGNVFPKWTGGINTTLSYKNLRLSARMDYALKFKQSISAGNSLRWYLGNMQGTFNTVEQVKETWTAENPNAKYPKYYWADQLGKRNYDRSSTMFVYEGSYLAFREVALSYNFEKDIVSKIGLDNLEVSLIGQNLGYLTKAETYSPEALGQSSSGYPLPRTIILGLNLTF encoded by the coding sequence ATGAAACAAAAGTTTTCATTTTTATTGCTCTTTATGTTGCTCTTTTCTGCAGTGGGATGGGCGCAACAGGAAAGGAAGATTACTGGTACAGTAACTGCTGATGGCGCACCGCTGTTATTTGCATCGGTAATGGTAAAAGGTACCTCTCATGGTACTCAGACAGACGAAAATGGTAACTATACCATTAATGTTAAAGAAGGTGATGTACTTGAGTTCAGTTTTATGGGCTTTAGCACTGTAACACGTAAAGTATCGGGAACACGCCCTATAAATGTAACTTTGACAGAAGAAGCTAACCAATTAGATGAAGTAGTAGTAATGGCTTATGGTACTACCCAAAAGAAAGCCAAAGTTACTAACTCGGTAGCTACGGTAAAGGCAGAAGCTCTTTCAACTGGTTCATTTGCAAACCCAGCACAAGCTCTTTCGGGAGCAGTTGCAGGACTTAGAGTTGCTCAAACTTCAGGTAGTCCAGGAGCTGCACCTAGTTTAGTGCTTCGTGGTGGTACTAACCTTGATGGTTCTGGTTCACCTCTTATTATTATCGATGGACAAATAAGAGGAGGCTTAAACGATATCAACCCTGATGATATTGAATCAATGGATATCTTAAAAGATGCAGGAGCTACTGCCATTTATGGAGCAAGAGCCAGCAATGGGGTGGTATTAGTTACTACTAAGAAAGGTAAATCAGGAGCTTCTTCACTTAGTGTTAAGTTAAAAAATAGCTTTTCTTATATGAACAATCAGGTAGAATTTCTTAATGCTCGCGACTATCTCTACTGGCAACGTACTGCTATACGCAATGCTGCAAGAGTATGGCAAAATAGTTCGGGTGACTGGAAAGGCTTTACTAGCGAAGGTAGCTTAAGTGGAGTACAACCTTATGGTACTGCTAACAAACATTTTGCTAGTATGACTGATGACACAGTACTAAATGCTAACGAAAATGGCAATGCATATTGGTCTACTATGTTTTCTGAAAGCCTCTCTGCTTCTCAAAAACAAAGGCTTCTTTCAGAAGGTTGGCAAACTATGACTGACCCTATCACAGGTAAGGAACTTATATTCTATGATTTTTCTTTCAAAAAAGCAGCTTTCCGTCCTTTTGCGCTTACTAAAGATTATTCAGTGTCAATGACTGGTGGTAATGACAAAGGAAGATATTATGCAGGTTTAGGCTATTATCATCAAGAAGGTTTACCTATTATGAGCTGGTATAAGCGTCTGACTGGGACATTGAATGCTGAATACAAATTAAAACCTTGGCTTACCTCTAATAGTAACTTTTCAATAGCCTATGCTACTTGGTACAAAAATGCTAATGCGATAGGAGATGAAGCTTATTTTGGGCGTATGCTTTCAGCCCCTCCTACCCAAAAAGAAAAAGTAAACGGACAAATAGTTATGGGACGTGGTGGTAATGATGGTAACCCTCGTTTTTATGAAGGAGTATATCTTCGTGATAACAACACTAACAAAATTAACTTTGGACAGAGCTTAAGAGCTGATTTGTATAAAGGTCTTTCACTAACTGTGAGCGGACAAATAATGTTTGATGAAGAATTTTATGAAGGATTCAATAAAGACCATCAAACCTCACCAGGTAAAACAGAAAGTGTATGGAGTAGAAGTAGAGGTACTTCAGCTAGTTTTGATAGAACTATACGCCAAACTTATAATAGTATCTTAAATTACAAGTTTGATGTTAAATCTCATCATTTTGATGTTATGGCTGGTTATGAGTATTATGACAGCTATACACGTGGACTTAGTGCCTCAGGATCTGAAGCTCCTACTGATGAGTTCCAAGATTTAGGGTTAACTTCTAACAAAGAAGGTAAACGCGGTGTAGATTCTTATCATTATGGTAACAGAATTAAATCATATTTTGGTAGGATGAACTATGATTATGCTGATAAATATTTATTATCACTTACTATTCGCCGTGATGGATACTCTCGATTGATTAATAACCGGTGGGGTAATTTCCCTGCAGCATCTTTAGGTTGGATTATTACTCGTGAGGAATTCATACCTGATAATATAAAAGAAGTACTTTCATTTGCAAAACTAAGAACCAGTTTTGGATTAAATGGTAATGTACCTAGTGATTTTATAGGTGATTATACTTTACAAGGTTCTTATGGTACCCATAAGTACAATGGGGCGATAGGTTATGCTATCGGTAATTTCCCTAACAAGGGACTTCGTTGGGAAAAAACACGCACCTTTGAAGTTGGTTTAGACTTAGGCTTTCTAAAAAACCGTATCAATACTAACTTTACTCTATATGATCGTTTGACAAGTGATAAGATACAGTCGATGACCCTTCCACACTCATCAGGGGCATCATCTATAAATACTAACAATGGGTCTTTTAGAAATAGAGGGGTGGAAATAGAAACTAATTTCCAAATTATTAGAAAAAATGATTTACGTTGGGATTTAGCTATAAATGCTGCTTATAACAAAAACACTGTAATAAAACTACCTAACAATGGTTATCCTAATAACCGACAAAATGCTTTTGAAGTATATGATGGTACTACAGGCAATAAAAAATGGGTGGGCGGCTACCAAGAAGGACAAGAGCCAGGAGATCTGTATGTTCACGAAGCACTAGGTATATACAAAAATGAGGAAGAGGTACGCCGATTAGCTAATAATTTAGTAGACGAAACTGGGGGTAAAAAACTATATGGCCCTGCAGCTTGGGCAGCCCTAAGTGACGCTGAAAAAGAAAAAGGACTACCAATTCAGCCTGGTGATGTGATTTGGAAAGATGTGAATGGAGATGGAAAAATAGATAAGTATGACTTAGTAAAAGCAGGTAATGTATTCCCTAAATGGACAGGAGGTATCAATACCACTTTAAGCTATAAAAACTTACGCCTCTCTGCCCGTATGGACTATGCTCTTAAATTTAAACAAAGTATATCAGCAGGTAATTCATTACGCTGGTACTTAGGTAATATGCAAGGGACTTTTAACACAGTTGAACAAGTGAAAGAGACTTGGACTGCTGAAAACCCTAACGCTAAATACCCAAAATACTATTGGGCTGACCAACTTGGTAAACGCAATTATGACCGTAGTTCGACTATGTTTGTTTATGAAGGTAGTTACTTAGCTTTCCGTGAGGTAGCTCTTAGCTATAATTTTGAAAAAGATATAGTAAGTAAAATAGGACTAGACAACTTAGAAGTTTCTTTGATAGGACAAAACTTAGGTTACCTTACTAAAGCCGAAACCTACTCACCAGAAGCTTTAGGACAATCAAGTTCAGGTTATCCGCTACCAAGAACTATTATTTTAGGATTGAATCTAACCTTTTAA
- a CDS encoding dihydrodipicolinate synthase family protein — MTFEKINGLIVAPFTPFDKKGEVNLEPIDAYAKLLQKNGLIGVFINGSSGEGYMMTVEERMKIAEKWVSVAPKGFKVIVHCGATCIKDSNKMAQHAQKIGAFGVGAMASPFPKAGRVEELVKYCEEIACGAPNLPFYFYHIPVLNGVYLPMLPFLKAADGRIPNLAGIKYTYEPLYEYNQCMLYNNGKYDMLYGLDETILNALVMGGARGGISGTGSYIGNILVGIIENYHKGDIAKAVELQNYAQTVINVIAKYRGNIVCGKRIMKLLGLDLGINRTPFQNITDEEEIVIKKELESIDFFSKCNQI, encoded by the coding sequence ATGACATTTGAAAAAATTAACGGACTTATTGTAGCACCTTTTACTCCTTTTGACAAAAAAGGAGAGGTGAATTTGGAACCTATTGATGCTTATGCAAAACTATTGCAAAAGAATGGTTTAATAGGTGTTTTCATCAATGGTTCATCAGGCGAAGGCTATATGATGACTGTTGAAGAACGTATGAAAATAGCTGAGAAATGGGTATCGGTAGCTCCTAAGGGCTTTAAAGTAATAGTACACTGCGGAGCTACTTGTATTAAAGACAGCAATAAGATGGCGCAACACGCTCAAAAAATAGGAGCTTTTGGAGTAGGAGCTATGGCTTCACCTTTTCCTAAAGCAGGTCGTGTGGAAGAATTAGTAAAATACTGCGAAGAGATAGCTTGTGGAGCTCCTAACTTGCCTTTCTATTTTTACCATATACCTGTATTGAATGGCGTTTACTTACCTATGTTGCCTTTCTTAAAAGCAGCAGATGGACGTATCCCTAACCTAGCTGGTATTAAATACACCTACGAGCCTTTGTATGAGTACAACCAATGTATGTTATACAACAACGGTAAGTATGATATGCTTTATGGCTTGGATGAAACTATACTAAATGCTCTTGTAATGGGAGGAGCTCGTGGAGGTATTAGTGGTACTGGTAGCTATATAGGTAATATATTAGTAGGCATTATTGAAAACTACCACAAAGGTGATATTGCTAAAGCAGTTGAATTACAAAACTACGCTCAAACAGTGATTAATGTAATTGCTAAATACCGTGGTAATATAGTATGTGGCAAGCGCATTATGAAACTTTTAGGACTTGATTTGGGTATCAATCGTACTCCTTTTCAAAACATTACTGATGAAGAAGAAATTGTAATTAAGAAAGAATTGGAAAGCATTGACTTTTTTAGTAAATGTAACCAAATTTAA
- a CDS encoding MFS transporter — protein MRNSKVYPWIVVGLLWVVALLNYLDRQMLSTMQESMKMDITELAVSENFGRLMGIFLLIYGLMSPVAGILADRLNRKWMIVGSLFVWSAVTYGMGYATTFDQVYWLRALMGVSEALYLATALSMIADYHTSKTRSLAVGIHMSGLYAGQALGGFGATIAANYTWHTVFHWFGIAGIVYSIFLIFVLFDIERKPLVSGTVKQEVASVENKGSVWQSLTLIFGTFSFWILLFYFMAPSFPGWATKNWLPTLFKDNLGVEMAIAGPMATISIAIASFIGVLIGGPLSDRWVQKNIRGRIYTSTIGLFLTVPSLILLGFGDSYFAMIGATLLFGIGYGMFDTNNMPILCQIIPQRQRATTYGIMNMVGVFAGYAVTLMLGSSKDTGNLGLDFSKLSIIVLIAIVLMLAFLKPKRELCGN, from the coding sequence ATGAGAAATAGTAAAGTATATCCTTGGATAGTAGTAGGGTTACTATGGGTAGTAGCCTTACTGAATTACTTAGACCGACAAATGCTATCGACTATGCAGGAGTCGATGAAAATGGATATTACAGAGCTTGCGGTAAGTGAAAATTTTGGTAGGCTAATGGGTATTTTCTTGCTCATTTATGGCTTAATGAGCCCTGTAGCAGGTATTCTTGCAGACCGGTTGAACCGTAAATGGATGATAGTAGGGAGTCTTTTTGTATGGTCGGCAGTAACATACGGTATGGGGTACGCGACTACTTTTGACCAAGTATATTGGCTGAGAGCCCTTATGGGAGTGAGTGAAGCTCTTTACTTAGCAACGGCTCTATCAATGATAGCTGACTATCACACATCAAAAACACGATCACTAGCAGTAGGTATTCATATGTCGGGCTTATACGCTGGGCAAGCCTTAGGAGGCTTTGGAGCTACTATAGCCGCTAACTACACTTGGCACACCGTATTCCACTGGTTTGGTATTGCTGGTATTGTATATTCTATTTTCTTAATCTTTGTATTATTTGATATTGAAAGAAAGCCTTTAGTAAGTGGTACTGTAAAACAAGAGGTAGCTTCTGTAGAAAACAAAGGCTCGGTATGGCAATCACTTACTCTTATTTTTGGAACTTTTTCATTCTGGATACTGCTGTTCTACTTTATGGCACCAAGTTTTCCAGGTTGGGCTACTAAAAACTGGTTACCAACTCTTTTTAAAGATAACTTAGGAGTAGAGATGGCTATTGCAGGACCTATGGCCACTATCTCTATTGCAATAGCATCATTTATAGGAGTATTAATTGGAGGACCTTTATCAGACCGCTGGGTACAAAAAAATATACGTGGACGTATCTACACTAGTACCATCGGGCTTTTCCTTACCGTACCATCACTAATACTATTAGGCTTTGGAGATTCATACTTTGCTATGATAGGAGCTACTTTGCTATTTGGTATTGGCTACGGAATGTTTGACACTAACAATATGCCTATCCTCTGCCAAATTATTCCACAAAGACAACGTGCAACTACTTATGGTATTATGAATATGGTTGGTGTATTTGCAGGTTATGCAGTTACCCTAATGCTTGGTAGCTCAAAAGATACTGGTAACTTAGGACTTGACTTTAGCAAGCTTTCTATCATAGTACTCATTGCTATAGTACTAATGTTAGCTTTCTTAAAACCAAAAAGAGAATTGTGTGGTAATTAG
- a CDS encoding cyclically-permuted mutarotase family protein: MINKWLMMWVLVIALASCTESQKQQSMEINVKELGTEGLEGNLQKGVSAAYAGVLNGELLVAGGCNFPDKLGFEGGKKVFYDEIVHFDTAANTWKTVGKLQQAAAYGVSVAIPDGYLWIGGQTATNSLADCYKVAFSREKGVTLNSFPTLPETIDNFAGTSVGSKVFVAGGSASGKASNKVFYIDAAKDNEWKQLADFPGDARVQPVLAAIEKENDTLLYVLGGFYGGDASKAPTMGEKVLAFSLKQQQWQEVAIQENPNKEIFSLTGATALAIDNRYIACFGGVNHNLFINTITDLYNLGKDTTLTDEQRKEKNYDYMAHYMTQPIDYYNFNKECYVFDTDKKQWLVLAKKADFARAGATLVGNTEEFYLIQGELKPGVRSPKTYKLQIKK, translated from the coding sequence ATGATAAATAAATGGTTAATGATGTGGGTGTTAGTAATAGCATTGGCATCGTGTACTGAAAGTCAAAAACAACAATCTATGGAAATTAATGTAAAAGAGCTTGGGACTGAAGGCTTAGAAGGTAATTTGCAAAAAGGAGTATCGGCAGCTTATGCTGGGGTGCTAAATGGTGAATTATTGGTAGCTGGTGGTTGTAATTTTCCTGATAAATTGGGTTTTGAAGGAGGAAAGAAAGTATTTTACGACGAAATAGTTCATTTCGACACAGCTGCTAACACTTGGAAAACAGTAGGAAAGCTACAACAAGCTGCTGCTTATGGTGTATCGGTAGCTATTCCTGATGGTTATCTGTGGATAGGAGGGCAAACAGCTACTAATTCATTAGCAGATTGTTATAAAGTAGCTTTTTCAAGAGAAAAAGGTGTTACTCTGAATTCTTTTCCTACTTTGCCAGAAACTATAGATAACTTTGCTGGTACCAGTGTAGGGAGTAAAGTATTTGTAGCAGGAGGTAGTGCCTCGGGCAAAGCCTCTAACAAAGTATTTTATATAGATGCTGCTAAGGACAATGAATGGAAACAGTTGGCAGATTTTCCTGGTGATGCGAGAGTACAGCCTGTATTGGCTGCCATAGAAAAAGAAAACGACACCCTGCTGTATGTATTGGGAGGTTTTTATGGAGGTGATGCTAGTAAAGCACCTACTATGGGTGAAAAGGTATTGGCTTTTAGTTTGAAACAACAACAATGGCAGGAAGTAGCTATACAAGAAAACCCTAATAAAGAAATATTTTCACTTACTGGGGCTACTGCATTGGCTATAGACAATCGTTATATAGCTTGTTTTGGAGGGGTAAACCATAATTTATTCATCAATACTATTACAGACCTTTACAACTTAGGTAAAGATACTACCCTTACAGATGAGCAACGCAAGGAGAAGAATTATGACTATATGGCGCATTATATGACACAACCTATTGATTACTATAACTTTAATAAAGAGTGTTATGTATTTGATACTGACAAAAAACAATGGTTAGTACTTGCTAAAAAAGCTGATTTTGCGCGTGCAGGAGCTACTTTAGTGGGCAATACTGAAGAGTTCTACCTTATACAAGGTGAGTTAAAGCCAGGTGTGAGAAGCCCTAAAACGTATAAACTTCAGATTAAGAAATAA
- a CDS encoding AGE family epimerase/isomerase yields MDFQKLEKQYRDELLQNVIPFWLEKSQDKEFGGYFTCLDRQGNVFDTDKFIWLQGREVWLFSMLYNRVEKRQEWLDAAIQGAEFLKKYGHDGNLNWYFSLDREGNPLVEPYNIFSYTFATMAFGQLSIATGNKEYADIAKKTFDIILSKQDNPKGKWSKAYPGTRSLKNFALPMILCNLALEIEPLLDEAFIKQTMETCIHEVMEVFLRPELGGIVVENVNTDGSLSDTFEGRHLNPGHAIEAMWFIMDLGERLKRPDLIEKAVETTLKMIDYGWDKQYGGIYYFMDRKGCPPQQLEWDQKLWWVHIETLISLIKGYQLTGSKECLVWFEKIHNYTWQHFKDPEYREWWGYLNRQGEVLLELKGGKWKGCFHVPRGLFQVWKTIEKING; encoded by the coding sequence ATGGACTTTCAAAAACTAGAAAAACAATATCGCGATGAATTACTGCAAAATGTAATTCCTTTTTGGTTAGAAAAATCGCAAGATAAAGAATTTGGTGGTTATTTTACTTGTCTTGACCGCCAAGGAAATGTATTTGACACTGACAAATTCATTTGGTTACAGGGGCGTGAAGTATGGCTCTTCTCAATGCTTTACAATCGTGTAGAGAAGCGCCAAGAGTGGCTAGATGCTGCTATTCAAGGGGCGGAGTTTCTTAAAAAGTATGGACATGACGGTAATTTGAATTGGTATTTTTCATTAGACCGTGAAGGTAATCCGTTAGTAGAGCCTTATAACATCTTCTCATATACTTTTGCCACGATGGCTTTTGGGCAGCTAAGTATTGCCACTGGTAATAAAGAATACGCAGATATAGCAAAGAAGACTTTTGATATCATCCTCTCTAAACAAGACAATCCTAAGGGCAAATGGAGCAAAGCTTACCCAGGAACACGCTCACTTAAAAACTTTGCCCTACCGATGATACTTTGTAACTTAGCGCTTGAAATAGAGCCTCTTTTGGATGAAGCTTTTATCAAACAAACAATGGAGACTTGTATTCACGAGGTGATGGAAGTATTTTTGCGTCCGGAATTGGGTGGTATAGTAGTGGAAAATGTGAATACAGATGGTAGTTTATCGGATACTTTTGAAGGTAGGCACCTTAACCCTGGTCATGCTATTGAGGCGATGTGGTTCATAATGGATTTGGGTGAGCGACTAAAGCGTCCTGACCTTATAGAAAAAGCGGTAGAAACTACACTTAAAATGATTGACTATGGCTGGGATAAACAATATGGAGGTATCTATTATTTTATGGATAGGAAAGGTTGTCCGCCACAACAGTTGGAATGGGATCAAAAGCTATGGTGGGTGCATATAGAGACGCTTATTTCACTTATCAAGGGTTATCAGCTTACAGGCAGCAAAGAGTGCTTGGTATGGTTTGAGAAAATACACAATTACACTTGGCAACATTTTAAAGACCCTGAATACCGTGAGTGGTGGGGTTACTTAAACAGACAAGGAGAAGTATTGCTTGAGCTAAAAGGAGGCAAATGGAAGGGCTGTTTTCACGTACCGAGAGGTCTATTCCAAGTATGGAAAACAATTGAAAAAATTAATGGTTAA